A DNA window from Agrobacterium vaccinii contains the following coding sequences:
- a CDS encoding glycosyltransferase family A protein, producing MAKFTVVIPYYQKQHGVLGRALASVFSQSLQDFDLVTVDDESPYPIEKELEELTEAQRNRIKVIKQANGGPGGARNTGLDNVPAETAYVAFLDSDDMWTPDHLKNAAYSLETFGGECYWASMQASDEFYYHFAISELENNEGATRLNESPKVIELPDLASVMLRNWSFLHLSCMVIGRPLFEKIRFDPVLRLAAEDVLFFCDCILASKRSLLCDDAGAMRGMGVNIFHSIDNSSPEFLRQQFNTWVALDTLQGRFAKRPADVASIASYKNTARKQALWSQAGKLKQRKAPELGLLFKWMMRDPAILRAALELGTGKFARPK from the coding sequence ATGGCGAAATTTACAGTCGTTATTCCTTATTATCAAAAACAGCATGGCGTACTTGGTCGTGCATTGGCATCGGTTTTTTCCCAGTCTCTTCAGGATTTCGACCTCGTCACCGTCGATGATGAATCGCCTTATCCCATTGAAAAAGAACTAGAAGAGCTGACTGAAGCGCAGCGAAACCGCATCAAGGTCATCAAGCAGGCCAATGGTGGACCGGGCGGTGCACGCAACACCGGGCTCGATAACGTACCAGCGGAAACTGCCTATGTCGCATTCCTTGATTCGGACGATATGTGGACGCCGGATCACCTGAAGAATGCCGCCTACAGCCTCGAAACCTTTGGTGGTGAATGCTATTGGGCATCGATGCAGGCGAGCGACGAGTTCTATTATCACTTCGCGATTTCCGAACTGGAAAACAACGAGGGTGCGACGCGGCTGAACGAATCGCCCAAGGTAATCGAGCTGCCGGATCTGGCCAGCGTCATGCTGCGCAACTGGAGCTTCCTGCATTTGTCCTGCATGGTCATCGGCAGGCCGCTGTTTGAAAAGATCCGTTTCGATCCCGTTTTGCGGCTGGCGGCGGAAGACGTGCTTTTCTTCTGCGATTGCATTCTTGCGTCGAAACGCTCGCTTTTGTGCGACGATGCGGGCGCCATGCGCGGCATGGGTGTGAACATATTCCACAGCATCGACAACAGCTCGCCGGAATTCCTGCGCCAGCAATTCAACACCTGGGTCGCGCTCGATACGTTGCAGGGCCGGTTTGCCAAGCGGCCTGCCGATGTCGCCTCCATTGCATCTTACAAAAACACCGCGCGCAAGCAGGCGCTGTGGAGCCAGGCGGGCAAGCTGAAGCAGCGTAAGGCGCCGGAACTGGGCCTGCTGTTCAAATGGATGATGCGTGATCCTGCCATTTTGCGTGCAGCACTGGAGCTTGGGACTGGCAAATTCGCCCGTCCGAAGTGA
- a CDS encoding polysaccharide pyruvyl transferase family protein, protein MKPYHWESHHGNFGDDLNLWLWDFLLPGLRDVHPDVLLVGVGTVLNDVLFPPQQRKLIIGSGYGYGAVPDISNKELWDIRCVRGEMTAGKLGLPVEMGIVDPAVMVTEMAEFRNLPKLHKKTFVPHWESAEFGMWETVCEPAGLTYLDPRGEAKAVIKHIAQSEFIVAESMHGAILADAFRVPWVAVSTSTSINSFKWSDWAGTVGVKYEPRYVPVSTRAEAAKKGSKFWGMSFPPPPPAPVVERPVEASHDGELLVRPHQEQRSLRKLAKQVLAAPSTLALWQASRAEPRLSPDGRLEERKERFQAVLETIKRDYF, encoded by the coding sequence ATGAAACCATATCACTGGGAATCGCACCACGGTAATTTCGGCGATGACCTCAATCTCTGGCTTTGGGATTTTCTGCTGCCCGGCCTGCGGGATGTCCACCCGGATGTGCTGCTGGTGGGCGTCGGCACGGTGTTGAACGACGTTCTGTTTCCGCCGCAGCAGCGTAAGCTGATCATCGGCAGCGGTTATGGCTACGGTGCCGTACCGGATATCTCCAATAAGGAATTGTGGGATATTCGCTGCGTGCGCGGTGAGATGACGGCTGGCAAGCTCGGTTTGCCGGTAGAGATGGGTATCGTCGACCCTGCGGTGATGGTGACGGAGATGGCGGAGTTCCGAAATCTGCCGAAGCTCCACAAGAAGACTTTCGTGCCCCATTGGGAATCTGCGGAATTCGGCATGTGGGAAACGGTCTGCGAGCCTGCGGGCCTGACCTATCTGGACCCGCGCGGCGAGGCGAAGGCTGTTATCAAGCACATTGCCCAGTCGGAATTCATCGTGGCCGAGTCCATGCATGGCGCTATTCTGGCTGATGCCTTCCGCGTGCCTTGGGTCGCTGTCAGCACGTCAACCTCCATCAACAGTTTCAAATGGAGCGACTGGGCGGGCACCGTAGGTGTTAAGTACGAGCCGCGTTATGTGCCGGTTTCCACGCGTGCCGAGGCTGCGAAGAAGGGCTCCAAATTCTGGGGCATGAGCTTCCCGCCGCCACCGCCAGCACCCGTCGTGGAGCGACCAGTCGAGGCGTCGCATGATGGTGAGTTGCTGGTGCGTCCGCATCAGGAGCAGCGCTCCCTGCGCAAGCTGGCTAAGCAGGTTCTCGCAGCACCATCCACGCTTGCCCTTTGGCAGGCAAGTCGAGCTGAGCCTCGGCTCAGCCCCGATGGCCGGTTGGAAGAACGCAAGGAGCGTTTTCAAGCCGTGCTTGAAACGATCAAAAGAGACTATTTCTGA
- a CDS encoding glycosyltransferase family 2 protein, with product MTGDLRSICVIIAAKNASDTIATAIKSALTEPEVFEVVVIDDGSTDATAAIASACDDGTGRLKVERFDVNRGPSAARNHAIAISSAPLISILDADDFFFRGRFAAMLESDDWDLVADNIAFIQQSVSGASSMQPARFAPEEHFLTLSEFVQGNISKRGIERGETGFLKPVIRRAFLEKNALRYDEALRLGEDYELYVRALACGARYKVIRNCGYGAIVRGDSLSGRHRTEDLRQLYEADRKILAQYSLTPPEKALLEEHELHIREKFELRDFLDAKAKGGMGGALSHALKRLPAVPAIAQGIFRDKTARYRPAPKQVADIRYLLNATPLNS from the coding sequence ATGACTGGGGATTTGCGATCCATTTGCGTGATTATCGCTGCCAAAAACGCGTCCGATACCATCGCAACAGCGATTAAATCAGCGCTGACCGAACCTGAAGTGTTCGAGGTCGTCGTGATCGACGATGGCTCCACAGACGCGACAGCCGCAATCGCGTCGGCCTGCGACGATGGCACCGGGCGTCTGAAAGTCGAGCGCTTCGATGTGAACCGTGGGCCATCTGCTGCCCGCAATCACGCCATCGCCATTTCGTCTGCCCCCCTTATCAGCATTCTCGATGCGGACGATTTCTTTTTCCGGGGCCGCTTTGCCGCCATGCTGGAAAGCGACGATTGGGACCTGGTCGCCGACAATATTGCCTTCATCCAACAGTCCGTATCGGGTGCATCCTCCATGCAGCCCGCACGTTTTGCGCCGGAAGAGCATTTCCTGACACTGTCCGAATTCGTTCAAGGCAACATTTCCAAGCGCGGTATCGAGCGTGGGGAGACTGGCTTTCTGAAGCCCGTGATCCGCCGCGCATTTCTTGAGAAAAACGCTCTGCGTTACGATGAAGCCCTGCGGCTGGGCGAAGACTACGAGCTTTATGTGCGGGCACTGGCCTGCGGTGCGCGCTACAAGGTCATCCGCAATTGCGGTTACGGCGCCATCGTTCGTGGCGATTCCTTGAGTGGTCGCCACCGCACGGAGGACTTGCGGCAGCTCTATGAGGCGGACCGGAAAATCCTCGCGCAATATTCGCTGACGCCGCCTGAAAAGGCGCTTCTTGAAGAACACGAGCTGCATATTCGCGAGAAGTTCGAGTTGCGGGATTTTCTCGATGCGAAGGCCAAGGGGGGCATGGGCGGCGCGCTGTCCCACGCCTTGAAGCGCTTGCCTGCCGTACCGGCGATCGCACAAGGTATTTTTCGCGACAAAACCGCCCGGTATCGCCCAGCGCCAAAGCAAGTGGCAGATATCCGCTATCTGTTGAATGCAACGCCGCTCAATTCTTGA